The DNA segment TTCAACAAAATCAAAAACTTTTTCAACAAAGTTCTTCAAGTATTCTTCACTATACCTAGGATCCATATCAAAAAAGGAGGGATTGCTTAAACTCTTGGCGTCAGCATAACAGTGTTTACAGGAAAGATTACAATAGTCAGTTACTCTTATTTCGATTTCTATCATAGTACAGCTTTAGCCAGGAAATCTAAAACTTTCTTTAGACCTGCACAGCTATATCTACCCTTCAAAAGAAAACATCCTCCTCTGCAAAATGAAAAGTAACTACATTTTTCACATTCAGCACTGAGTTTCTTCTTCACAATTTCATAAACTCCAAGCTTCAAGAAGAGGTCCTCTACAGAAGATACCTCATAAATAGAAACTCTCCTGGAAATGCATCCATCCCCGTCAGTTATCTCAGCCCTTTCAAAGTCAATTCTAAAAGCATTCCAACATTCCCCCCAGATACTATTTATATTACTTACCAAGGTACAAGAACTTGTTTTCAAAGCATTAATAATATTTGCTATTTCAGGAAATCTGTTTTGCAATCCTTCATCAAAAATTCTACGAAAGAAAAGAAGAATAGAATCTTCACTCAGAAAGTAATCTCCAGATCTTCCTACCGGAAGATATAAACTGAAACTACATTTTAACCAGTCAAGTGTTTTAAGAATTTTAACATTTTGTTCGATATCCATCCTTTTATATACAAGAAAATGAAGTCTTAGATTGTCAGGCTCTATCACCTTAGCTATCTTCTCTAGCCTAGAAACAAAATTCTGCATTTTCATCTTCCGCAACATGGCATCATAAGAAAGTGAAACAACAAAATTGTTATGCTTCAACCATTCTAGATACTCATCGTTTAAACAACTTCCGTTTGTTGAAAAAGTAAAACGTAGAGAGCAATTAAGTTTCTTGAAAGGACCAAGAATACTGTCATAAACCCAGTAAGGGATTAAAGATGGCTCACCTCCTGTTATTCCAACGTTTAAAAAACTAGCATTCTTAAAAATACTACACACCTTTTCAGAAAGATTCTGAAGATACTCCTTTCTATCTTTCCATATAAAAGCAAAAAGCAACAAAAAGTCCTGATCGAATTCTGGAATTATCCTAGAGTCTGAATAACAAAACGAACAACCCGCATTACAATGCCACGTACATACAATACCAATTTCATATACCATATAAACAAAGAAATTCGTATAAGATATTTACATTCTCTGTAAAAGTTCTAAAAAATTTCTTGCAGGATTCCCTATCAAAACCAAAAAAATGATGAGGACAACCTCCATGACAGATGTTAAAATACTCACAATCAAGACATATAAATGTTTCCTGATATTTTATAGTATGTAGTCTTTTTTTGTTTAAAAGGATTTTTTCTGGAGGATCCGTCAACAGGTTTCCAAAAGTGTATTCTTCATAAAAAGCAAGATCAGGACAGTTTGAAACACTTCCATCGGGGGATATTGTTATCATTCTAGACATACAATCACCTGAAAAACATCCTCCTCCTTTGCCAAAAAAGTAAGATTTAACCATCTTGTCAAAAGGATTTAAGCGGAACAAAAACCCTTCTTTTAGGAGGAAAATGTACCTTTCCAAAACCTCCTCAAGAAAACCAAAAAATTCCCTGTGATTCAAATAAAGTCTATCTTTATTTAAAAGACCGTTCCCTGAAGGAGTAAATCTCTCTAGATGAAAACTTTTAACTCCATCATTTTTCATCTCTCTTATAAAACTGAAAAGCTTATCCACAGAAACAAGTTTAGTAATTGTTATAACAACATTAACGAATATATCATTCTTAACAAGAAATTTTACATTTTGATACCAAATCTGCTTAAACAATTCAAATGAATTTCTGTACTTTCTTATTTCAAAGTCAAACGAAGTTCCAATATTTGAATTGGTATACTCCTTAACAAACCTAACCAAGGAACCAAGTTCTTTTTGGTCACAAATGAGATTTGTTTGAAGTGAAAAAATAACCCTGTTTCCTAGTTTACTCCTGATAATAGAAGAGTATTCTTCAATTAAATCAACTCCATAAAAAAGAGGTTCTCCTCCATGCCAGATAACATGAACTTGCGGTTCACCTAGCTTTTCAATAAAGTCACACAAAGCGTTGATTACCTCTACAGATAACTTCTGAGATTTCTGCTTTGCTTCCAAAGGAACAAAACAATGATCACAAAACAAATTACATCTATCTGTGGGCTTTAAATAAAAGGTGAACATCACTCAACAAAACCGAGTTTATAAATTCCTTGCCAGTTGTATTCAAAAACAAGAACATCCTCTTTATGTTCAACGAAAGGTTTAACGAACTTTACACTTCCTAAAGACAGACTTTCCATTTTTAAAATCTCAGAAGGAGAAATGTCGCTTTCCTGCTTCTTCAAAATGCAGTTCTGTATGTCTAAACTGTATAAGCCGTTTAATTGGGATACTCCTGAATACAATATCCCCCTCACAAGATTTACATTAGGACAAAAAGATATTAACTTCACAAATTCAGGATTAAGTGGATAAAAGTAAAAAGTGCAATCGTTTACACTGGAAAAATACTCCCGCACGAACAATAAAACATTTTTCGTTTCCCAGTTATAAGAAAGAAAAAGTGGAATACCATTCAAATTTGCACTACATTTGTTACTTTGCAATCTCCATGACTTTTTGCCATCAAAAAGGATTATTAATAAATTATCACCAAACAAGTAAAAACTGTTACCAAATACTTCATATTCTCCGGGATCATAACTGTTTAGAAAGTCTACCTTACCTTTTCTAGGATGAAAGCTATATAAATTGTAAGATATCTTACCTTTGTTACCTAGTTTACAGTCATTTTCTATAATAAATACCGGACTTGCATTGCTTCCTGGAAATATGTGAGGTGTCACAACATATTGGTTACACTTCGTTGCTCCTCCTGAATCTGGTATATAAAGATCTTGTAAATGGCTAACAGTGAGAAAAGCTTTCTTCTTAGAAGAAGATGGAAAATTGAAATTAACATCATATACTTTAAGGAGTCCAGGTTCTACAAGCGAAAACAAGTAGAACCTGTTCATACCTTGTTTAATTACATCAAAAGAATGAC comes from the candidate division WOR-3 bacterium genome and includes:
- a CDS encoding radical SAM protein, which encodes MVYEIGIVCTWHCNAGCSFCYSDSRIIPEFDQDFLLLFAFIWKDRKEYLQNLSEKVCSIFKNASFLNVGITGGEPSLIPYWVYDSILGPFKKLNCSLRFTFSTNGSCLNDEYLEWLKHNNFVVSLSYDAMLRKMKMQNFVSRLEKIAKVIEPDNLRLHFLVYKRMDIEQNVKILKTLDWLKCSFSLYLPVGRSGDYFLSEDSILLFFRRIFDEGLQNRFPEIANIINALKTSSCTLVSNINSIWGECWNAFRIDFERAEITDGDGCISRRVSIYEVSSVEDLFLKLGVYEIVKKKLSAECEKCSYFSFCRGGCFLLKGRYSCAGLKKVLDFLAKAVL
- a CDS encoding radical SAM protein, yielding MFTFYLKPTDRCNLFCDHCFVPLEAKQKSQKLSVEVINALCDFIEKLGEPQVHVIWHGGEPLFYGVDLIEEYSSIIRSKLGNRVIFSLQTNLICDQKELGSLVRFVKEYTNSNIGTSFDFEIRKYRNSFELFKQIWYQNVKFLVKNDIFVNVVITITKLVSVDKLFSFIREMKNDGVKSFHLERFTPSGNGLLNKDRLYLNHREFFGFLEEVLERYIFLLKEGFLFRLNPFDKMVKSYFFGKGGGCFSGDCMSRMITISPDGSVSNCPDLAFYEEYTFGNLLTDPPEKILLNKKRLHTIKYQETFICLDCEYFNICHGGCPHHFFGFDRESCKKFFRTFTENVNILYEFLCLYGI